A stretch of Stegostoma tigrinum isolate sSteTig4 chromosome 23, sSteTig4.hap1, whole genome shotgun sequence DNA encodes these proteins:
- the si:dkeyp-72e1.6 gene encoding transmembrane protein 238-like: MGGTGGARLQADVGQVQGAQVSAGGADSALLRDREKAVPRGTMALLQAALGRCACAFWLAVAFDVVGLTVLLIGVFANIFFYDFLIYAGSIVIFLSLVWWIFWYTGNIEVPQHQLEDDVGLKDRTGFFYRLSSRISSSFRRVSRRSGSMSRRHKPSNLTEEPVKTLSESVSAALTPEQRQSTADTANTPL, translated from the coding sequence ATGGGAGGGACAGGGGGAGCCCGCCTCCAGGCTGACGTGGGCCAGGTACAGGGAGCCCAGGTGAGCGCGGGCGGAGCTGACAGTGCCCTGCTCCGGGACAGAGAGAAGGCAGTGCCACGGGGAACGATGGCGCTGCTCCAAGCTGCCCTGGGGCGCTGTGCCTGCGCTTTCTGGCTGGCGGTGGCTTTTGACGTGGTGGGTCTCACGGTGTTGCTCATCGGCGTCTTCGCCAACATTTTCTTCTACGACTTCCTGATATACGCCGGCTCCATCGTCATCTTCCTGAGTTTGGTCTGGTGGATCTTCTGGTACACGGGTAACATCGAGGTGCCCCAGCACCAACTGGAGGACGACGTGGGCCTGAAGGACAGGACGGGCTTCTTTTACCGCTTGTCCAGCCGCATCTCCTCCAGCTTCCGCAGGGTCTCCCGGAGATCCGGGTCCATGTCCAGGCGGCACAAACCATCCAACTTGACTGAGGAACCAGTGAAGACCCTCTCAGAGTCAGTGAGCGCCGCGCTCACCCCTGAGCAGAGACAGAGTACCGCGGACACGGCCAACACCCCTCTCTAA